CATATACCCCGGTAACTTTGACATCCTCTTCGTTTTGGAGCTTCATCATCCGGTTCATGGGGTCCGCATCCCCAAAAAACGCTTTTGCCACCGAGGCCGACAGCAAGATGGAATGAGGGTCCTTTAACCCATCCCTCGTTCCCCGGATCATTCGAAGCGACAACAATTCCGGCGTACCCGCGCCCATGTAATGACCAGACTCCGAGAGGACCTTGTTCCCATAAGCCACCGTCGCATCCAACGGCCAGGCAGTGATCACGATGTTTTTGAATATGCGGCCATAGTGCTCTTTCAATTCCTTGTCTAGGGGCAAGGGCAACCCCTTGTAGGTTTCGACCTTCCCGTTTTCGGTTTCGTGCTGATAGATCTGGGCAATCCGGTCATAGTGTTCGAACCCGCGGTTAAACCGGAGCTCGTCCACGATCCAAAGGGCGATCATCATGGCCGCCGCCATACCGACGGCCAGGCCGCCGATATTCACCAGGGAAGAGGTCTTATTCCGGAGAAGGGCCCGCCAGGCCGTCTTCAGATAGCTTGCAAACATATTATTCGTTCTTTAGGCTTTTGACAGGGTTGACAATGGCAGCCCGCGCGGCCTGTATACTCACGGTCGCCAGGGCAATCAGGACTGCGGCGCCGCCCGCCGCGACAAAAAACCAGGCGCTGAGTTGGATCCGGAACGCGTAGTCCCCGAGCCATCGTTGCATACAATAATAGGCGATGGGCGCGGCCAGGGCAAAGGATACGCCCACCAGCCGGAGGAACCCGCGGGACAAAAGGGCAACGATGCCCTGCACGGAAGCGCCGAGGACCTTTCTGATCCCGATCTCCTTGGTGCGTTGTTCCGCCGTAAAGGCCGCCAGGCCCCCCAGCCCGAGACAGGAAATGAAAATCGCAAGCACCGCAAACGTGTTGAACAGAAAACCCAGCCGTTGTTCCGCCTGGTATTGCGCCGACAGTTGCTGGTCGACGAAACCATAGTCGGCGTCGTAATTGGGGTTGAGCCGGGTCATGACGGCGCGCAGGTCGCCGATGCCGGCGGGTGAGGTTTGGACAACGACCATCCTTCTGAGCCAGTCGTTTTTGGGCCCGGGGTTGTATTTGAAGATTAAGGGGTCCACCGCGGACTGAACCGGTTTGAAGTTGAAATCGTGGATGACTCCGATCACCACCCCCTTATTGTCCCATACCTGCAACGGTTTGCCCACCGCCGTCCGGGCGTCCCAGCCCAGCACCCTGAGCGCGCTTTCGTTGACGATATAGTTGAGCGAATCGGTAGGGTAAGCCGTCGAAAAATTGCGCCCGCTGACCAGGTGCATGCCGAAGACATCAATGGTGGCGGTATCCACGCCCATGACCGAAAACATCGGAAGGCTGTTGGGATCTTTCCCTTCCCAATGAACCCCGGCCGTGCCCATACTCAGGTTGACGGGTATCTCGGACACCACGGTGTATTTCCCGAGACGGGGGCTGGTGTTCATTTGCGCGGCGAGCGCGTCTATATGTCGCCCCAGGTCTCCTTTAAGCCGCGCGTACAGCAGGTTTGTTTTGTTAAAACCCGGGTCGCGTTCCCGGATATACCGCAGTTGGCTATACACCACGAGGGTCCCCACCATCAGGACGATAGAAACGACGAACTGGAAAACAACCAGGCCGTTCCGAAAAAGTGTGGACGATTGCCCGGGGGTGGCTGTGCCCTTTAGCACCTTGACGGGCTTGAAACCCGACAGGAAAAGGGCAGGGTAGGAACCCGCCACCAGCGCCGTCAGCAGGAATACCCCCAGCAGTATCCAGCCGTAGGCAAAGTCTACCGACAGCGTCGTGCCCAGGGCGTCGTTAAAAAAAGGAAGGGCTACAAAAAGCAAGACGAGACCCGCCAAAAGAGACAGGAACGTGACCACGGCTGATTCTCCAAGGAATTGCGCGATCAGTTGCCAGCGCGGGGCGCCGATCACCTTGCGGACCCCGACTTCCTTTGCCCGCCGGGCCGACCGGGCCGTGGCCAGGTTCATAAAATTGATACAGGCGACCAGGAGAATGATCAAGGCCACCAAGGAAAAAATGCGCACGTACCGGATATCCCCGTGACCCGTGATGTCATAAGGATAAGTGGAATACAGGTGGATCCGGTCCACCGGTTGCAGGGCGATGTCCGCTTTAAAACTCGCGTCTGCCTCAGCGTAGATTTGATTGATCTGTCGTTGCAGCGCCGGGGCTTTTGCCGGGTCGAGCTGCACATAGGTATAGAAATTGAGGTTGTCCCAGTGATGGTTCAGGATGTCGCCGTCCGTTTTGGCGTCAAACGACATGGGTAATAAAATGTCCACCTGCAAATGGGTGTTGGAGGGCATGTCTTTGAGCACACCGGTGACCTTGAACACGTCCTTGTCCCCCATACGAATGGTCTCGCCGACAGGGTTCTTGTCTCCGAAGTATTTTTTAGCGATGTGTTCCGTGAGGAGTAAACCATCCGGCGCCACCAGGGCGGTGGCCGGATCGCCGGATACCAGCGGCAGGGAAAACATCCTCAACAGGCTGGGGTCCGCGAAAAACGCCCTTTTTTCCTCAAAATATTTGTTACCAACTGTAAAAACGGTGGATCCCCCGAAGGTGCCTTTTATGCGTGCGGTTTCGACCACCCCCGGGACCTGTGTTTTTAATGCCTCTGCCAGCGGGGCCCCTGTGAGCGGATATTCCTGGTCGAGTACGCGGGCGGTGACCCGGTAGACGTCAGGATAGCGGTCAAAGCTCAGCTCGTGACGGACCCAAAGCCAGATCAGCAGGGAACACGCCAAGCCGGTGGACAAACCCACGACATTGAGCAGGGTAAACACGCGGTGCCGGGCCAGGTTCCGGACGGCGGTTTTGAAAAGGGTGCGCAGCATACGGGGTCGGGAGCGAAAGCCATGCCGGACCTATACGTGACTGACTATCATCTGATTGAGGGGCGGACCGGTGAAAAAGGTGCCCGCTTTCGATACAACGTTTGTTCGGTAGTGTGCAAACGTTGGAATTCCGGGACCAACGGTCACGATCGCGCCTTGCTTTTTCAATATCTTGCCCCCCTTATGAAGCGATACTTGCCGTTGTTCCTGCTGCTGGCTGCCTGCCACACCACACCCTCCCGCGTGTTGATCTTATCTTTTTCCCAAACCGAAGGACATCCCGACAGCGTCCGGCTGATCAAGACCCTGGACTCGATGAAGGTCCGCCTGGACACCACCACCGATCCCACCCGCTTTACAGACAGTACCCTGACCCGTTATACCGCCGTCGTGCTGTTGGACGCGGACGGGGACATGTTGCCCTTTGCCAGCCGTGTCGCCCTGAAGCGTTTCCTGGAAGCAGGAGGCGGGTTAATCCGCCTCGGCCATAATGGCGTCACGGACTACGACTGGAACTGGTACAAACGCCTCATTAAAGGGGACCATCCTTACGGGGACCGGGTATACAATGCTGACACCCTCTTCAAAAGAGACAGCCTCGCCCGCGTGTTCCATGCGGTGGACGGGCTGAACTACGGCAGGACGACCACGGTGTATCCGCCGGTCGAAGCCCATTTCAAAAAGGTGCCCCTCGTCCAGGGGCAGATCTTCGAACCCACGGAAATGACGGTCCTGCCCAATCTGGACGTTCTTTTCCTTCAAAGAAGGGGTGAAGTGATGTTGTACAAAAACGCCACCCACCAGCTCAAACAGGCGGGACTCCTGGGCGTCTATTTCCATACCGACAAACCCGGCGTGAACGTGGAAGAGGGGATGCTCGGGCTTTGCAAAGACCCCGACTATGCGGAGAACCACTGGGTATACATCTACTACAGCGTACTCGACAGCCCGTTCAACCGGTTGTCGCGTTTTACTTTTGCAAACGATACCCTGGACCCCGCGACGGAAAAACCCATCCTGGAGGTCCATACCACCCGGGATATATGTTGCCATACGGGTGGATCCATCGCGTTTAACCACGACGGCCTGCTCTTTCTGTCCACGGGGGACAATTCCACGCCCTTTGACAAAGGCGGCGCCCGTTTTGTCAGCCATGGTTTTGCCCCGCTGGACCAGGTTCCCGGCGACCAGCAATACGACGCGGAACGTTCGGCCGGCAACACCAACGACCTCCGCGGGAAGATCCTCCGCATCCGTGTGCACAATGACGGCAGTTATACCATTCCCGAAGGAAACCTTTTTAAACCGGGCACGCCCAATACCCGGCCCGAGATCTATGTCATGGGAGACCGCAATCCTTACCGGATCTCCGTGGACCAGGCCAACAGCTTCCTATACTGGGGCGAGGTCGGACCCGACGCCGGCAGCGACAGCCTCGGCACCCGCGGCCCCAGGGGATACGACGAATACAACCAGGCCCGCGCCGCCGGGAACTTTGGCTGGCCGTTTTTTGTCGGCAACAACCTGGCGTACCACGCCTACGATTATACCAACGGTGTTCCCGGCCCCGCCTTCGATCCGCAACACCCCCGGAATACGTCCCCCAACAATACCGGTCTGACGGACCTGCCTCCCGCCCAAAACGCGTTTATTTGGTATCCTTACGGGAATTCCCCCGAATTCCCCGAAGTCGGAAACGGCGGCCGGACCGCCATGGCCGGACCGGTGTACCACTGCGACGACTACCCCGAAGAAACCCGCTATCCTTCGTATTACGACGGCAAATTGTTTATCTACGAATGGATGCGCGATTGGATGATGGCCGTCACCATGAACGATAAGGGTGACCTCATGGAAATGGAGCCCTTTTTGCCCAAACTGCCCATACACCATTGCATCGACCTCGAAGTGGGGCCCGACGGGCGGTTCTACATGCTGGAATATGGGACGGGGTGGTTTACAAAAAATCCCGATGCCGGGCTTTACCGGCTTGACTACGATACTTCTTTTAGCGCCACCGGCGACGTCGCGTCCCCGGACGGTACCCTGGCCAGCAACAACCCGGTCATCCAGACGGGCCGAGCGCTTGTCCAAAACCTCGACTGCAAAAGCTGTCACCAGGAAAACGGCAAGTCCATCGGCCCTTCGTTCCTACAGGTATCCGAAAAGTATGCGGATCACACCGACGTCGACACCTACCTCACCCAAAAGGTCATCCGGGGCGGCAGCGGTGTCTGGGGTGATGTAGCGATGGCGGCCCACCCTGATATAAACAAGGACGACCTCCACAAGGTTATTCAGTACATTCTCGCGTTGTCGGGGGAAAAGAAGGGGGGCAAATGAGGTACGCGTTGCTGTTATGCTGTCTGCTGCGCGTGTGCTTCGCGCAGACCTTGCATGGCCGCGTCACCGGCGCGCATGGCGAGCCTGTGGCGGGGGCCACCGTACGGGTGTTGAATACGGTCGTGGAGGCCACTACGGGGGCGGACGGCAGGTTCACGCTGGCCGTGGGCGCCGCTGCGGGGGGCGTGGGGCGCACCGCCAAAGCGCCTCCGGATGGCGCCGCCCGACGCGATGCGGCTTCGACCGCGCGCCTCACCCTCTATGTCACTGCTCCGGGCTACGCCTCCCGTATCGTTTCCGGCGACTCGCTCGATATATCGCTGGCCCCGGCCATCCGGCAACTCGATGATATCGTAGTTAGTGCAGGGAAAAAGGAAGAAAACTCCCGGGACCTTCCCCTGAGCCTCACCACCCTGAACGCCGCCGCAGCGGAGCGCCTTTGGGCGATGGAAGACCTGCGCGACGAGGTATCGAACCTTTACGCTGCGGGGCCCGGCGATGGAAGAGATGTGATCTCTATCCGGGGCGTCACCAGCACGTCGTATGATCCCGCCGTCACCACCTATGTGGACGGCGTAAGCGCCATGAGCCTCAAAAGCTATATCCCCCAGCTTTTTGACGTGGACCGGATCGAGGTCCTGAAAGGGCCGCAGGGGACGCTTTATGGGCGTAACGCACTCGGCGGTGTCATCAACGTCATCACACGCCCGCCCACCGGCGAACGAAAAGCTTTTGTGGAAGCCGACCTGGGCAACTATGACCAGCAACGGTATTCGGCGGGGCTGCAACTGCCGGTCGTGCGCGACCGGTTGTTCCTGTCCGCCGCTGTCTTATACGAAGGCCGCCACGGTTTTTACACCAACGACTATACCCATACCGACTTCGACCGCCAGCACCGTTTCGGCGGGAACTATGCGCTGCGCTACCTGGCTGGGAACCATTGGTCTGTGGAAGGTACCTTCAAACACCTGGAGAACCGCAACAACGGCGCCTTTCCGCTGATGGCGACGCCAGGGATGGTCCTGGCCCATCCCTATCATGTCGACCAGAATGCCGTCACCACGATGGTGGACAATACCGTGAATGCGTCGCTGGCGGCACGGTACGCGGGGCCGCGCTTTACCTTTAGCACGCAAACAGCCTATGCTTCCAATTATCGCATCTATCAACAGCCGATCGACGGGGATTTTTCGCCGGTGGATGCCATCACCCTCATCAACAACTATGGGAAGCCTTGGAACAAGGTCAGCAACGTGACTGAGGAGCTGCGCTTTGGGAGCGCGGCGGCCGCGCGAGGCCTCAAAGCCGGCGGCTGGGATTGGACAGCCGGTCTGTACGGCTTTTACCAAGACGTCCCCACTAAACAAGGCACCCACTATGGAAAGGACGCCGCCCTGGTCGGTTCGCCAGACAGCAACTATGCGATCGTCGACAACTCCACGCAATACGGTGCAGGGCTGGCCGCTTACGGGCAGGTTACCCGTCACCTGGCCCACGGGTGGAGTATGACCGCAGGGTTGCGGTATGATTATGAGCACAACCATGAACGGGTATACGGCGCATACGTGCCGGACGGCGGCAGCGCGAGCACGATCCAACCCGATACCGCGGCGAACGCTTCTTATGGTGCCTTTTCCCCCATGGGCGCGATCGCCAAAACGCTTGACCCGCACACCAGCGCCTACGCCCGCTATGCGCGGGGCTACCGCACGGGAGGGCTTACCGCCATCAGCGGGGATCCTACCCAGCCGCCTTTGTATCCCTACAAACCCGAATACAGCAACAACTGGGAAGCAGGCGTAAAAGGAGCATACGGACGGGTCACCGCCGACATCGCCCTTTTCTATTGCGTCATCAACGACGTCCAGGTACCCACGCTCGAACTCCCGGCGGGCGTGACCGTGACAAAGAACGCGGGCCGGCTGGAAAGCCGGGGTCTCGACGCCGACGTTCAGGCGCTCCTCGCGACCGGGCTGCGGTTGACGTATGGCTTTGGCTTGACCCACGCGACGTATGACAAACTCGACCTGTCGCAAAACGGGAGCGCCGAGGATCTTAAAGGCAAGACGCAGGTCTTTACGCCGGATATGACGTCCAACCTGGGGTTGCAGTACACGGTAAAACTGGATTCCAAATGGAGCGCGCATATAAGGGGCGAGTGGATCTATCGCGGCCGTCAGTACTTCGACCTGGCCAATAAGATCGAGCAGGGCGCTTACCAGGTCGTCAACGCCGGCGCGGGTGTTGCCTACGGCGACGTCACCCTGGAAGGGTGGGCGAGAAACCTGTCCAAAACACGGTACATCGCCTACGCGTACGACTTCGGCGCGACGCACCTGGGGGACCCATGTACTTATGGCGTTACGCTTCGGTGGGCAGGTAGATTATAGTATCTTTGGCCGATGGGCGTCTATCTTTATCTGCTGCTGTTGTTGCCATCCTCTTCCGGCAATCCCATTTTTCCCGGTTGGTACGCCGACCCCGAGACCGCGGTCTACGGGCACACCTACTGGATCTATCCCACCTATTCCGCCCGGTATAACGACCAGGTGTTTTTTGATGCTTTTTCCTCCACCGATCTGGTACACTGGCAAAAACATCCGCATATCCTGGACACCACCTCCGTCCGCTGGGCCAAACGCGCGATGTGGGCCCCGGCCATCGCGAAGAAAGACGGGAAGTATTATTTCTTCTTTGGCGCCAACGACATCCAGAACGATACTTCTCTTGGCGGGATAGGTGTGGCCGTGGCCGATCGCCCCGGGGGACCCTACCGCGACTACCTCGGCAAGCCGCTGATCGGCGTTTTTCACAACGGCGCCCAACCTATCGATCAGGCGGTATTCCAGGACAAGGACGGAAGCTGGTATATGATCTATGGAGGTTGGGGGCATTGTAACATTGCAAAGCTCAAGGACGACTTTACGGGGTTTGCGTCGGCGTTTAAGGAAATCACCCCCGAACACTACGTGGAAGGCCCCTATATGATCTACCGGAAGGGCAAGTACTACTTTATGTGGTCCGAGGGTGGTTGGACGGGTCCTGACTATTCGGTCGCTTATGCCATGGCAGACAGCCCCATGGGCCCCTTCAAACGCATCGGCAAAATCCTTCAGCAGGATATGGCCGTGGCCACGGGCGCGGGTCACCACAGCATCCTTCACATCCCCGGAACCGATGACTATTACATCGTCTATCACCGCCGGCCGCTGGGTGAAACCGACGCGAACCATCGCGTCGTGTGTATCGACAAGATGGAGTTTGCGCCGGACGGGACCATAAAGCCGGTGAAGATTACCATGGAAGGGGTGGCGCCGCGGCCGCTATAGAATCGTCAGATCCTTCAACCGGTACGCCTGCAAATTCGGGTGATCCGGGGGTAACTCCGTGACCAGATAGTCCACCTCGTCTATATCGGCGATCTTCATTTGCATCGTCGAGTCGAGCTTTTCGCTGATGGCCAGGATGGCCACTTTTTCCGCAGCCTTGATCATGGCTTTTTTCACCTGTATGGTTTCCCAGTCGGAATCGGTCAGCCCGGCGACCTGATCGATGGCGTTGGTGCCCATGATGCAGAGGTCCGCCTTGATGCCCGCGAGGTATTCGAATACTTCGCCACTGACGGTCATCTGGCTATAGGCCGAGACCTGTCCGCCGATCATGATGGTGCGGATCATGGGTTTGTCGAGCAATTCGACCGCGGTCAGCACATTGACGGTAATAAAAGTAGCGCGCAATGTGGGTGGGATCCTTTTGATGAATTCGCGGATCGTCGTACCGCCGCCGGCGAGGATGATGATGTCGTCTTTCAGCAGAGAGAGGACCTTATCCGCGATGACGGCCTTGCTCTTTTGGGCGTAGGTTTCGGCCTCGTGCCCGTAGTGATAGGCGGCGGACATGACGCCTCCTTTGATGCGGATGACTTTGCCTTCCTCCGCAAGTTCGTTGATGTCCCGGCGGATGGTATCCTCGGAGACGTCGATCAATGCTACGAGGTCATTGAACATCAGACGCGTATGGATGTTGACTTGTCTTAGGATCAAGTCTTTCCGCTCTTTTTTGGGGAGCGCCGGCACGGCGGTGCCACCGTTGATCTTTGTCTTTGCCATCGTGTTGGTAAATCTACACTATCCGGCGAAATTACAAATACCGCCAAATTTTTGCAGCAATATTTGCAATTAATCCCAAAATGATTACTTTAGTTGCAATATTTGCAAATTCTACTCAGGCTTGATTTTCTAACGTAAACCTTAACCTTCCATGCTTACAACCAAACTAACTGCGCTGGGCAGCGCCCTTGCCTGCTGCCTGCTGGCCTGTACGATGGGTTTCGGCCAGGGCCACGCCGTCCAGGTCAAAGGAACCGTCAAAGGGAGTGCCGACGGTACGAACCTGGCGGGCACCACGGTCACCCTCGACAAAGAGGTGGCTACGGTGACGGATGCCGCGGGTCATTTTTCCTTGACTATCCCCGCTGCAAAAAGTGCAAAAACCATTCGGCTTACGATCAGCTCCGTGGGTTTTGTGACGAGGGTTGTGACCCTGGAACCGGGTCAAACCGACGTAAACGTCGTGCTCGACGTCAGCCGCTCCACCCTCAACGAAGTCGTGGTGACGGCGCTGGGGATCAACCGGCAAAAACGGTCCCTGGGCTATGCCATGACGACCGTGGCGGGGAACGAATTCACCCAGGCCCGCGAAAACAACGTCGCCAACGCGCTGACGGGGAAAATCGCCGGGGTCAATGCCGTCGGTTTGTCCACGGGGCCCGGCGGCTCCAGCCGCGTCACGATCAGGGGCAACGGCTCGCTGGTCGGTGACAACCAGCCTTTGTACGTCATTAACGGGATGCCCATCGACAATTCCGTACCGGGGGGCGCCCCTACCGCAAACGGGATCACGTTCAACATCGACCGCGGGGATGGGATCGCGGACATCAACCCCGATGACATCGAATCGATCAGCGTCCTTAAAGGCGGGACTGCCGCGGCCTTGTACGGTTCCCGCGCCAGCAACGGGGTCATCCTCATTACGACCAAAAAGGGTCGTGCACAAAAGGGGATAGGCGTCGACTACAACACGACCGCGACCTTTCAAAACGTAGCCGTGGTGCCCGACTTTCAGTATACCTACGGACAAGGCATCAACGGCGTCATGCCGACGACCCTTGCTGCCGCACAGGCTTCCGGCAGAAGGTCCTGGGGTGCACCGATCGACGGTTCCACCAACTATGTCGGTGTCGACGGCAAAACCCATCCGTACACCGCAAAAAAAGACAACTATAAAAATTATTACCAGACGGGCTCTGCTTACACCAA
This region of Dinghuibacter silviterrae genomic DNA includes:
- a CDS encoding ABC transporter permease, with translation MLRTLFKTAVRNLARHRVFTLLNVVGLSTGLACSLLIWLWVRHELSFDRYPDVYRVTARVLDQEYPLTGAPLAEALKTQVPGVVETARIKGTFGGSTVFTVGNKYFEEKRAFFADPSLLRMFSLPLVSGDPATALVAPDGLLLTEHIAKKYFGDKNPVGETIRMGDKDVFKVTGVLKDMPSNTHLQVDILLPMSFDAKTDGDILNHHWDNLNFYTYVQLDPAKAPALQRQINQIYAEADASFKADIALQPVDRIHLYSTYPYDITGHGDIRYVRIFSLVALIILLVACINFMNLATARSARRAKEVGVRKVIGAPRWQLIAQFLGESAVVTFLSLLAGLVLLFVALPFFNDALGTTLSVDFAYGWILLGVFLLTALVAGSYPALFLSGFKPVKVLKGTATPGQSSTLFRNGLVVFQFVVSIVLMVGTLVVYSQLRYIRERDPGFNKTNLLYARLKGDLGRHIDALAAQMNTSPRLGKYTVVSEIPVNLSMGTAGVHWEGKDPNSLPMFSVMGVDTATIDVFGMHLVSGRNFSTAYPTDSLNYIVNESALRVLGWDARTAVGKPLQVWDNKGVVIGVIHDFNFKPVQSAVDPLIFKYNPGPKNDWLRRMVVVQTSPAGIGDLRAVMTRLNPNYDADYGFVDQQLSAQYQAEQRLGFLFNTFAVLAIFISCLGLGGLAAFTAEQRTKEIGIRKVLGASVQGIVALLSRGFLRLVGVSFALAAPIAYYCMQRWLGDYAFRIQLSAWFFVAAGGAAVLIALATVSIQAARAAIVNPVKSLKNE
- a CDS encoding PQQ-dependent sugar dehydrogenase, giving the protein MKRYLPLFLLLAACHTTPSRVLILSFSQTEGHPDSVRLIKTLDSMKVRLDTTTDPTRFTDSTLTRYTAVVLLDADGDMLPFASRVALKRFLEAGGGLIRLGHNGVTDYDWNWYKRLIKGDHPYGDRVYNADTLFKRDSLARVFHAVDGLNYGRTTTVYPPVEAHFKKVPLVQGQIFEPTEMTVLPNLDVLFLQRRGEVMLYKNATHQLKQAGLLGVYFHTDKPGVNVEEGMLGLCKDPDYAENHWVYIYYSVLDSPFNRLSRFTFANDTLDPATEKPILEVHTTRDICCHTGGSIAFNHDGLLFLSTGDNSTPFDKGGARFVSHGFAPLDQVPGDQQYDAERSAGNTNDLRGKILRIRVHNDGSYTIPEGNLFKPGTPNTRPEIYVMGDRNPYRISVDQANSFLYWGEVGPDAGSDSLGTRGPRGYDEYNQARAAGNFGWPFFVGNNLAYHAYDYTNGVPGPAFDPQHPRNTSPNNTGLTDLPPAQNAFIWYPYGNSPEFPEVGNGGRTAMAGPVYHCDDYPEETRYPSYYDGKLFIYEWMRDWMMAVTMNDKGDLMEMEPFLPKLPIHHCIDLEVGPDGRFYMLEYGTGWFTKNPDAGLYRLDYDTSFSATGDVASPDGTLASNNPVIQTGRALVQNLDCKSCHQENGKSIGPSFLQVSEKYADHTDVDTYLTQKVIRGGSGVWGDVAMAAHPDINKDDLHKVIQYILALSGEKKGGK
- a CDS encoding TonB-dependent receptor — translated: MRYALLLCCLLRVCFAQTLHGRVTGAHGEPVAGATVRVLNTVVEATTGADGRFTLAVGAAAGGVGRTAKAPPDGAARRDAASTARLTLYVTAPGYASRIVSGDSLDISLAPAIRQLDDIVVSAGKKEENSRDLPLSLTTLNAAAAERLWAMEDLRDEVSNLYAAGPGDGRDVISIRGVTSTSYDPAVTTYVDGVSAMSLKSYIPQLFDVDRIEVLKGPQGTLYGRNALGGVINVITRPPTGERKAFVEADLGNYDQQRYSAGLQLPVVRDRLFLSAAVLYEGRHGFYTNDYTHTDFDRQHRFGGNYALRYLAGNHWSVEGTFKHLENRNNGAFPLMATPGMVLAHPYHVDQNAVTTMVDNTVNASLAARYAGPRFTFSTQTAYASNYRIYQQPIDGDFSPVDAITLINNYGKPWNKVSNVTEELRFGSAAAARGLKAGGWDWTAGLYGFYQDVPTKQGTHYGKDAALVGSPDSNYAIVDNSTQYGAGLAAYGQVTRHLAHGWSMTAGLRYDYEHNHERVYGAYVPDGGSASTIQPDTAANASYGAFSPMGAIAKTLDPHTSAYARYARGYRTGGLTAISGDPTQPPLYPYKPEYSNNWEAGVKGAYGRVTADIALFYCVINDVQVPTLELPAGVTVTKNAGRLESRGLDADVQALLATGLRLTYGFGLTHATYDKLDLSQNGSAEDLKGKTQVFTPDMTSNLGLQYTVKLDSKWSAHIRGEWIYRGRQYFDLANKIEQGAYQVVNAGAGVAYGDVTLEGWARNLSKTRYIAYAYDFGATHLGDPCTYGVTLRWAGRL
- a CDS encoding glycoside hydrolase family 43 protein, whose protein sequence is MGVYLYLLLLLPSSSGNPIFPGWYADPETAVYGHTYWIYPTYSARYNDQVFFDAFSSTDLVHWQKHPHILDTTSVRWAKRAMWAPAIAKKDGKYYFFFGANDIQNDTSLGGIGVAVADRPGGPYRDYLGKPLIGVFHNGAQPIDQAVFQDKDGSWYMIYGGWGHCNIAKLKDDFTGFASAFKEITPEHYVEGPYMIYRKGKYYFMWSEGGWTGPDYSVAYAMADSPMGPFKRIGKILQQDMAVATGAGHHSILHIPGTDDYYIVYHRRPLGETDANHRVVCIDKMEFAPDGTIKPVKITMEGVAPRPL
- a CDS encoding DeoR/GlpR family DNA-binding transcription regulator; the protein is MAKTKINGGTAVPALPKKERKDLILRQVNIHTRLMFNDLVALIDVSEDTIRRDINELAEEGKVIRIKGGVMSAAYHYGHEAETYAQKSKAVIADKVLSLLKDDIIILAGGGTTIREFIKRIPPTLRATFITVNVLTAVELLDKPMIRTIMIGGQVSAYSQMTVSGEVFEYLAGIKADLCIMGTNAIDQVAGLTDSDWETIQVKKAMIKAAEKVAILAISEKLDSTMQMKIADIDEVDYLVTELPPDHPNLQAYRLKDLTIL